From the genome of Gammaproteobacteria bacterium, one region includes:
- a CDS encoding CDGSH iron-sulfur domain-containing protein yields the protein MSQVTIRVIRNGPCRIDGEIELQNDAGDPIATRPGKATFLCRCGGSANKPFCDGSHKRNGFEAD from the coding sequence ATGTCACAAGTGACCATCCGCGTCATCAGGAACGGACCCTGTCGAATCGATGGCGAAATCGAACTCCAGAACGACGCGGGAGACCCCATCGCGACGCGTCCCGGCAAGGCGACCTTCCTTTGCCGCTGCGGGGGCTCGGCGAACAAGCCTTTCTGCGACGGCAGCCACAAGCGCAACGGCTTCGAGGCGGACTGA
- a CDS encoding class A beta-lactamase-related serine hydrolase, which yields MDRARLSPQAVTLASLLALLAACGDGSAPGGSSAADGTAGGAGIGLSAIESVQATTGDASGLAARVTARLDGLPARTSLFARHLPSGREIAIRADEPMNALSVIKIPVMVLAYRDAEAGRLDLDERYRIRPEDLRRGSGLLQTFAPGLEPTWRDLITQMIITSDNTATDIMIARLGQERVNEMLSELGYEQTRLRATIGDLFRRVWVMADPANEALSHREVFERGFPSDPEASARTFRFEGDPEEWLGSITAREIAGLLAQIHNAEVASRASSDEMIRILERQFYSTRLPRYIRFRASVAHKTGDWPPYAGNDVGILYYEGGPTVIAVFTNQNTGDFIELESTLGRIAEDIVNSWR from the coding sequence ATGGACCGCGCGAGGCTCAGCCCCCAAGCCGTGACGCTTGCCTCGCTATTGGCGCTCCTGGCCGCATGCGGTGATGGATCCGCCCCCGGAGGCTCATCCGCCGCAGATGGCACCGCCGGCGGAGCGGGAATCGGCCTGTCCGCGATTGAATCCGTCCAGGCCACCACCGGCGACGCCTCCGGGCTCGCCGCGCGCGTAACGGCCCGGCTCGACGGCCTCCCGGCCCGCACCTCGCTCTTCGCCCGGCACCTGCCGTCGGGCCGCGAAATCGCCATCCGCGCCGACGAGCCGATGAACGCGCTCAGCGTCATCAAGATCCCGGTCATGGTGCTCGCGTACCGCGACGCGGAGGCGGGCAGGCTCGACCTCGATGAGCGCTACCGCATCCGGCCCGAGGATCTGCGCCGGGGAAGCGGCCTGCTCCAGACCTTCGCGCCCGGGTTGGAGCCGACCTGGCGCGACCTGATCACCCAGATGATCATCACCAGCGACAACACCGCCACCGACATCATGATCGCGCGCCTCGGCCAGGAGCGCGTCAACGAAATGCTGTCGGAACTTGGCTACGAGCAGACCCGCCTGCGCGCCACCATCGGCGATCTCTTCCGCCGGGTGTGGGTCATGGCCGACCCCGCCAACGAGGCGCTGTCCCACCGCGAGGTCTTCGAGCGCGGCTTCCCCTCCGACCCCGAGGCGTCCGCGCGCACCTTCCGCTTCGAGGGCGACCCGGAGGAATGGCTGGGCAGCATCACCGCCCGCGAGATCGCGGGCCTGCTGGCGCAGATCCACAACGCCGAGGTGGCGTCGCGCGCGTCGAGCGACGAAATGATCCGCATCCTGGAGCGCCAGTTCTACAGCACGCGCCTGCCCCGCTATATCCGTTTCCGCGCCTCCGTGGCCCACAAGACCGGCGACTGGCCGCCCTATGCCGGCAACGACGTGGGGATCCTGTACTACGAAGGCGGACCCACCGTGATCGCGGTCTTCACCAACCAGAACACGGGCGACTTCATCGAGCTGGAGTCCACGCTGGGCCGCATCGCCGAGGACATCGTCAACAGTTGGCGCTAG
- a CDS encoding SRPBCC domain-containing protein: MSNLALTGDGETDIVATRRFKASPEALYRAHTDPELIRQWVLGPPGWSMTVCVNEARPGGRIHYEWQHEDGQRFGITGEMLEIEPGARIVHSERMELDDATAEYRVETRFEADGEGALLTMRMVFADEATRETMIETGMEQGMEASYARVDPLFTSPGGQ; encoded by the coding sequence ATGAGCAACCTGGCGCTCACCGGGGACGGGGAGACGGACATCGTCGCAACGCGCCGTTTCAAGGCCTCGCCCGAGGCGCTCTACCGCGCGCACACCGACCCGGAGCTCATCCGGCAGTGGGTGCTCGGGCCGCCTGGATGGTCAATGACGGTGTGCGTGAACGAGGCCAGGCCCGGGGGGCGTATCCATTACGAATGGCAGCATGAAGATGGCCAGCGGTTCGGGATCACGGGTGAGATGCTCGAGATCGAGCCCGGCGCGCGCATCGTCCACAGCGAGCGGATGGAGCTGGACGACGCGACGGCCGAATACCGCGTTGAGACCCGGTTCGAAGCCGACGGCGAAGGCGCTCTCCTGACAATGCGCATGGTCTTCGCCGATGAGGCGACCCGAGAGACGATGATCGAAACCGGGATGGAGCAGGGCATGGAGGCAAGCTACGCCCGCGTCGATCCGCTGTTCACGAGCCCCGGCGGCCAATGA
- a CDS encoding GntR family transcriptional regulator, with product MKIRLSHADGRPLYVQIMDAVRSGLVRGSLRPEDPLPSVRDLSSSLRVNPRTVSQAYAALERDGVVQVRHGKGTFVAPGVRPEEKERPRLAREVARRALADASRNGLALADLMTALREVEGGDAHGDGRKEDGR from the coding sequence ATGAAGATCAGACTCAGCCACGCCGACGGCCGACCGCTGTACGTCCAGATCATGGACGCGGTGCGCAGCGGTCTCGTTCGGGGAAGTCTCCGTCCCGAGGATCCGCTCCCTTCGGTGCGCGATCTCTCCTCGAGTCTCCGCGTGAATCCGCGGACCGTATCGCAGGCGTATGCGGCGCTCGAGCGCGACGGCGTGGTACAGGTGCGGCACGGGAAGGGCACGTTCGTGGCGCCGGGGGTGCGGCCGGAGGAAAAGGAGCGGCCGCGCCTTGCGAGGGAGGTGGCGAGGCGGGCCCTGGCTGACGCCTCGCGGAACGGACTCGCGCTGGCCGATCTGATGACGGCGCTGCGGGAGGTGGAGGGTGGAGATGCTCATGGTGACGGAAGGAAGGAGGACGGACGATGA
- a CDS encoding ABC transporter ATP-binding protein: MTDTATAALPIDLGNGPFAVTTRGLAKQFGSTRALDGLDLQVPEGSVYVLVGPNGAGKSTLIRTLMGLVRYQDGAVSVLGRDPADRGAEVRAGIGYVPEDYRVGYAWMTVGRLLEHQAVYHPSWDAEYARGLRARYGIDPRRKCHTLSKGESRRVQLVLALAHRPPLLLLDEPTDGLDHVVRDETLSILSEHLADSPTTVVISTHRVYEVEPLVDHVGVLSEGRLLGQLPRDELYGGLLRYWADVPEGWRGPGELAGRVVRRSDAARAIEWTVWGDRDAVTRGLSQAGAAVREVAPLSVDEAALALLSEREAT; the protein is encoded by the coding sequence ATGACGGACACAGCTACCGCGGCGCTTCCCATCGACCTCGGGAACGGTCCATTCGCGGTGACGACACGGGGGCTGGCGAAGCAGTTCGGTTCTACACGCGCTCTGGACGGCCTGGATCTGCAGGTTCCGGAAGGGTCCGTATACGTGCTCGTGGGTCCCAACGGCGCGGGCAAGAGCACGCTGATTCGGACCCTCATGGGTCTCGTGCGATACCAGGACGGAGCGGTCAGCGTGCTGGGGCGGGACCCGGCCGACCGGGGAGCCGAAGTGCGCGCGGGTATCGGCTATGTACCTGAGGACTACCGGGTCGGCTACGCCTGGATGACGGTGGGCCGGCTGCTGGAGCACCAGGCGGTCTACCACCCGTCCTGGGACGCGGAGTATGCCCGCGGATTGAGGGCCAGGTACGGGATCGATCCCCGACGCAAGTGCCACACGCTGTCGAAGGGTGAGAGCCGACGCGTGCAGCTCGTTCTGGCACTGGCGCACAGGCCGCCGCTGCTCCTTCTGGACGAGCCGACCGACGGCCTGGACCATGTGGTGCGCGACGAGACCTTGAGCATCCTCAGCGAACACCTCGCCGATTCTCCGACCACCGTTGTGATCTCCACGCACCGGGTCTACGAGGTGGAGCCCTTGGTGGATCACGTGGGCGTGCTATCGGAGGGACGGCTCCTGGGCCAACTGCCGCGCGACGAGTTGTACGGGGGCCTGTTGCGCTACTGGGCGGATGTTCCCGAAGGCTGGAGGGGACCCGGCGAGTTGGCGGGGCGCGTGGTCAGGCGCAGCGACGCGGCCCGCGCGATCGAATGGACGGTGTGGGGCGACCGTGACGCCGTTACGCGCGGCCTGTCGCAGGCGGGCGCGGCGGTGCGGGAAGTCGCTCCCCTGTCGGTGGACGAAGCAGCGCTGGCTCTACTCTCCGAAAGGGAGGCAACATGA
- a CDS encoding sugar kinase: MTSPMRIVTFGELMLRLRAPGRERLLQSPRLEATFGGAESNVAVSLTNFGLDAAFCTVLPANPIADAAIGELRRFGVDTRHIRRGGERMGIYYLETGANQRPSRVVYDRANSSIACAGRGDFDWDAVLEGADWFHITGITPALSSAAAELSLQAVRRARERGVTVSCDYNYRSKLWKYGKTAPEVMRELVAHVQIGIANEEDCQRSLGIASNVDVEAGALDHERYRVLAERVLAAFPNLEKQVITLRESRSADDNTWGACLHDGRDFMVSGRYEVPDIVDRVGTGDAFAAGFIYGLATHADDRSALEFATAAGCLKHSVPGDFHRVGVTEVEALMSGGASGRVQR; the protein is encoded by the coding sequence ATGACCTCCCCCATGCGCATCGTGACCTTCGGCGAGCTCATGCTGCGGCTCCGGGCCCCGGGACGCGAGCGGTTGCTCCAGAGCCCGCGTCTCGAGGCGACCTTCGGCGGGGCCGAGAGCAACGTGGCGGTCTCGCTCACCAACTTCGGGCTGGACGCGGCCTTCTGCACGGTCCTGCCCGCGAACCCGATCGCCGATGCGGCCATCGGCGAACTGCGCCGCTTCGGCGTGGACACCCGGCACATCCGGCGGGGAGGTGAGCGCATGGGCATCTACTACCTGGAGACGGGAGCGAACCAGCGGCCCAGCCGGGTGGTCTACGACCGCGCGAACTCGTCCATCGCCTGCGCCGGCCGAGGCGACTTTGACTGGGATGCCGTCTTGGAGGGTGCGGACTGGTTCCACATCACCGGCATCACGCCGGCGCTCAGCTCCGCCGCCGCCGAACTCTCCCTGCAGGCGGTCCGCCGGGCGAGAGAGCGGGGGGTGACCGTCTCGTGCGACTACAACTACCGGAGCAAGCTCTGGAAGTACGGGAAAACCGCCCCGGAGGTGATGCGCGAGCTGGTGGCGCACGTGCAGATCGGCATCGCGAACGAGGAGGACTGCCAGCGCTCGCTCGGGATCGCATCGAACGTGGACGTAGAGGCCGGCGCCCTGGATCATGAGCGCTACCGGGTGCTGGCCGAGCGGGTGCTGGCCGCCTTTCCGAACCTGGAGAAGCAGGTCATCACCCTGCGCGAGAGCCGGAGCGCCGACGACAACACCTGGGGCGCCTGCCTGCACGACGGCCGGGACTTCATGGTGAGCGGCAGATACGAGGTGCCGGACATCGTCGACCGCGTCGGAACCGGCGACGCCTTCGCCGCGGGGTTCATCTACGGTCTCGCGACCCATGCGGACGACCGCAGCGCTTTGGAGTTCGCGACGGCGGCCGGGTGCCTGAAGCACTCGGTCCCGGGCGACTTCCACCGGGTGGGCGTGACCGAAGTCGAGGCTCTCATGAGTGGGGGTGCCAGCGGGCGCGTGCAGCGGTAA
- the eda gene encoding bifunctional 4-hydroxy-2-oxoglutarate aldolase/2-dehydro-3-deoxy-phosphogluconate aldolase produces MTSLNERIGRLGVVPVVVIRDPRRAVPLARALAEGGLPCAEITFRTSGAAEALRRIAAEVPDVLPGAGTVLTPGQAEAAREAGARFVVSPGFDARVVDYCRAHELPVYPGVCTPTEIQSALEAGLDVLKFFPAGPLGGASFLKAISAPFPGLRFIPTGGVKREHLPGYLKLDRVLACGGSWLAPPASIDAGAFDRIRDEAARTVAVVRRERP; encoded by the coding sequence ATGACGTCCCTGAACGAACGGATCGGCCGGCTGGGCGTGGTCCCCGTGGTCGTCATCCGCGACCCGCGCCGCGCGGTGCCGCTGGCGCGCGCACTGGCCGAGGGCGGCCTTCCGTGCGCCGAGATCACGTTCAGGACTTCCGGGGCCGCGGAGGCGCTGCGCCGCATCGCGGCGGAGGTCCCCGACGTCCTGCCGGGCGCCGGCACCGTCCTCACACCCGGGCAGGCGGAGGCCGCGAGGGAGGCGGGGGCGCGATTCGTGGTCTCCCCGGGCTTCGATGCCCGCGTGGTCGACTATTGCCGGGCGCACGAACTCCCCGTCTATCCCGGCGTATGCACGCCCACCGAGATTCAGAGCGCCCTCGAGGCGGGGCTCGACGTGCTGAAGTTCTTTCCCGCCGGGCCCCTCGGAGGAGCGTCCTTCCTCAAGGCGATCTCGGCGCCTTTCCCCGGCCTGAGGTTCATCCCCACCGGAGGAGTGAAGCGCGAGCACCTCCCCGGTTACCTCAAGCTCGATCGGGTGCTGGCGTGCGGCGGTTCCTGGCTCGCGCCGCCCGCGTCGATCGACGCGGGCGCCTTCGACCGGATCCGCGACGAGGCCGCGCGGACCGTCGCCGTCGTCCGGAGAGAGCGCCCATGA